Proteins encoded together in one Leucoraja erinacea ecotype New England chromosome 30, Leri_hhj_1, whole genome shotgun sequence window:
- the LOC129711529 gene encoding putative beta-lactamase-like 1, with product MKVAISHPHDNKPTLCFSIQQRSDGKGVKRSFVMDLKWPHLGMMFFIIVSIAMTCCFVWQYQLPKQATNISSNEVKPVQMCPRHPKPVHLVHPIPILTEALQKIEFLLRHQIHPMSLPSISAIVVYNDTVLWTGNFGKRNISDDYSHPPNEYTAYRIASISKIFPTIMLYKLWEQGKVASLDDPLTKYLENFTVKNPLGSSEQKSEAEGLVFLERRGAATKTASVTLKRMASQLSGLPRRLRSTSLLWDGSTDMALKLLQDDLLIADPGTRCHYSNLAFSLLAHVLANTVAGLDFQQWVTENILAKIGMEQTGFEFTASVRARLSVGVYSSGKPAQLYDLGWYRPSGQMYSTAADLAKLCMVLLGAARNKDILQPETLKVMLTPLLRCSEDYFASKTGTPWEITEQMGYDVMKKDGDLDGYSATFSLVPHLKVGFVVLMAGSRPREVDLTTAVYNHLIPAMESAFRQGHRLLHPPPSSLPYLGYYTFSNLTFYQITKEKSGVLVMQQFGPHIETLIPEMYRTIKLCYLQERVFQIVFEKEYPCVLKFNAASVSLEAQDGQLFNFFPFDSEGLSTGFDAPGLNTYNILRISRRPRF from the exons atgaaggttgcaatctcccacccccacgatAATAAACCAACCCTGTGTTTTTCTATTCAGCAGCGCTCTGATGGCAAAGGTGTGAAGAGAAGTTTTGTGATGGATTTGAAGTGGCCTCATCTGGGAAtgatgttctttataattgtgtcCATCGCCATGACCTGCTGCTTTGTGTGGCAATACCAACTGCCGAAGCAAGCCACTA ATATTTCATCTAATGAGGTGAAGCCAGTCCAAATGTGTCCCAGACATCCCAAACCTGTCCACTTGGTgcatcccattcccattctgacagAAGCTTTGCAAAAG ATCGAATTCCTTTTACGCCACCAAATCCATCCAATGAGCCTGCCGTCGATTTCCGCAATTGTCGTCTACAATGACACCGTGCTGTGGACTGGGAATTTTGGAAAAAGAAATATCTCCGATGATTATTCACATCCACCAAACGAATATACTGCCTACAG gattGCAAGCATTTCCAAGATATTCCCGACGATCATGCTGTATAAACTATGGGAGCAAGGGAAAGTTGCATCTTTGGACGACCCACTCACAAAATACTTGGAAAACTTCACTGTTAAAAACCCACTGGGCAGCTCGGAACAGAAATCCGAAGCAGAAGGGCTGGTGTTTCTAGAGAGAAGGGGGGCTGCTACCAAAACAGCGTCCGTGACATTGAAAAGAATGGCGAGTCAACTATCAG GTTTACCCAGACGACTGCGGTCGACAAGTCTGCTGTGGGACGGAAGCACGGACATGgccctgaaactcctccaggatgATTTACTCATTGCAGACCCCGGCACAAG ATGCCATTACAGTAATCTGGCCTTCTCCCTGCTGGCCCATGTACTGGCCAACACTGTGGCCGGGTTAGACTTCCAGCAGTGGGTGACGGAGAATATCTTGGCCAAGATAGGCATGGAGCAGACGGGGTTTGAGTTCACCGCATCGGTGCGTGCCCGGCTGTCGGTCGGCGTCTACAGCAGCGGTAAACCGGCTCAACTCTACGACCTGGGCTGGTACCGGCCCTCGGGCCAGATGTACTCCACCGCCGCCGACCTGGCCAAGCTGTGCATGGTGCTGCTGGGGGCCGCCCGCAACAAGGACATCCTGCAGCCCGAGACCCTGAAGGTGATGCTGACCCCGCTGCTCCGCTGCTCCGAGGATTACTTCGCCAGCAAGACGGGGACCCCGTGGGAGATCACGGAGCAGATGGGCTACGACGTGATGAAGAAGGACGGTGACCTGGACGGCTACTCAGCCACCTTCTCCCTCGTCCCTCACCTCAAGGTGGGCTTTGTCGTCTTAATGGCGGGGTCTCGCCCCCGGGAGGTGGACCTGACCACAGCCGTTTACAATCACCTCATCCCAGCCATGGAGTCTGCCTTCCGACAGGGCCACAGGTTACTACATCCACCCCCATCCTCCCTGCCCTACCTCGGTTACTACACCTTCTCCAACTTGACCTTCTACCAAATAACGAAAGAAAAGAGTGGAGTGTTGGTCATGCAACAGTTTGGCCCGCACATCGAGACTCTGATACCCGAGATGTATAGGACTATCAAGCTGTGCTATCTACAGGAGAGGGTCTTTCAGATTGTATTTGAGAAAGAATACCCCTGTGTCCTGAAGTTCAACGCTGCCTCTGTGTCACTGGAAGCTCAAGATGGGCAACTGTTTAACTTTTTCCCCTTCGACAGTGAAGGCCTGTCCACTGGATTCGACGCTCCGGGTCTGAACACGTACAATATCCTCCGAATCAGCCGCAGGCCGAGGTTCTGA